A single genomic interval of Acidobacteriota bacterium harbors:
- a CDS encoding protein kinase, translated as MRTDGGLTDLAATLADGEGVDWAALESELDSESERAIFRQLRVIAEIAELHRSQMEELATEPPLFPEAPEADERAPTLASTDQPAAETQEGDLGTWGPYHLLRLLGPGTLGRVVRATDHLHRDVVIRFLPDSSPPDVAVAFLATGQTLARVRHPNAVEVYGAEQHDGQTGLVMEYVDGRSLDQVVAAQGTFSAREAALVGWELCRAVAALHREGLAHGLLSPDNIVREAGGRLVLMDVWPLAVPIESLDLQPDVLPFLAPEVAGGAAPSPRSDVYGLGVVLYHLVSGAFPVRASSVPDLQARYTRHERVPLADLRPDLPDDFIRIVERACDSDVERRYPTIAAVKEALSRTLGWDTWTRKHPVTSPAVVATPALVAEGALATPMPAQRRLPYGLIAVAATAVLIGGAVAWSLLPGGLGLRGLPVSLATAEGGASPLTPAGTTVRLALGSAAGADTGLTPLVIEQLAQDLSSSPPFRVIAPVAVEPMLGQPVAAIMQAVGADVYIEVAVARRTEGIRARASVVRAGEPTRTIQETMAGTTPLRDFTASLSQRVLGELAASDAGARPSLRTGLPLDNAVAMQAYALGQTRLGRGGRADVEEAADAFRSATQAAPDFVFAYAKWAEALLSLYRHNALRADEALPLAQNVISTALSLDDRSAEAYAALGDLYAERHNFEQSERHFRRALELNPSCEYARIRYAMLLAGRGRVDEAVEQVDQAQKLNPRSSLLRGYLGATLHYAHRFDDAARTYETLLRLDSQYTAAYIGLCKAYTELRRTSQATAACQSVGAQQAAEDPFVLSQFVKIHADAGKPRDARQALGRLRELYDVRPTGDGAFWIALAYVSLGDTARALTWLDKAIDANSSRLAYARVDSRLDPIRHDARFIERMARIEQGPSEIR; from the coding sequence ATGCGCACTGATGGCGGTCTCACGGATTTGGCCGCAACGCTCGCTGACGGCGAGGGTGTGGATTGGGCCGCGCTCGAGTCCGAGCTCGACAGCGAGTCCGAGCGGGCGATTTTCCGGCAGTTGCGCGTCATCGCCGAGATAGCCGAACTGCATCGCAGCCAGATGGAGGAACTGGCGACCGAGCCGCCGTTGTTCCCCGAGGCTCCCGAGGCCGACGAGCGCGCGCCGACGCTCGCCTCCACCGATCAACCCGCTGCCGAGACACAGGAGGGCGATCTCGGCACGTGGGGACCCTACCATCTCCTGCGATTGCTGGGACCGGGCACGCTCGGGCGCGTCGTGCGGGCCACCGATCACCTGCACCGCGACGTCGTCATCCGCTTCCTGCCCGACTCGTCGCCCCCCGACGTCGCCGTGGCCTTCCTCGCCACGGGGCAGACGCTCGCGCGCGTGCGCCATCCCAACGCCGTCGAGGTGTACGGCGCCGAGCAGCACGACGGCCAGACGGGCCTGGTGATGGAGTACGTCGACGGCCGCAGCCTCGATCAGGTCGTGGCAGCGCAGGGGACCTTCAGCGCGCGTGAGGCGGCCCTGGTGGGCTGGGAGTTGTGCCGCGCCGTCGCGGCGCTGCACAGGGAGGGTCTGGCGCATGGGCTCCTCTCGCCGGACAACATCGTGCGGGAGGCCGGCGGCCGACTCGTGCTGATGGACGTGTGGCCGCTCGCCGTCCCGATCGAGTCGCTCGACCTCCAGCCCGACGTGCTGCCGTTTCTCGCCCCGGAAGTCGCCGGTGGCGCGGCCCCGTCTCCCCGGAGCGACGTCTACGGACTTGGCGTCGTGCTGTATCACCTGGTGTCTGGCGCGTTCCCCGTGCGCGCCTCGTCGGTGCCCGACCTGCAGGCGCGGTATACGCGACACGAGCGCGTTCCGCTCGCCGATCTGCGGCCGGATCTGCCCGACGACTTCATCCGCATCGTCGAACGCGCGTGCGACTCCGACGTGGAGCGACGCTATCCCACGATTGCCGCCGTCAAGGAAGCGCTCTCGCGGACGCTTGGCTGGGACACATGGACGCGTAAGCATCCTGTGACATCACCGGCCGTTGTGGCAACGCCGGCGCTTGTGGCCGAGGGTGCACTGGCGACGCCGATGCCCGCGCAACGCCGACTGCCGTACGGTCTCATCGCCGTAGCCGCAACCGCCGTGCTGATTGGCGGCGCGGTGGCCTGGTCGCTTCTGCCCGGCGGTCTCGGGCTGCGCGGTCTCCCCGTATCGCTCGCAACGGCCGAGGGAGGTGCGTCGCCGCTGACGCCTGCCGGGACGACCGTGCGCCTCGCGCTCGGCAGTGCGGCGGGTGCCGACACGGGCCTGACGCCGCTCGTCATCGAGCAGCTCGCGCAGGATCTCAGCTCGTCGCCGCCGTTTCGCGTCATTGCACCGGTGGCGGTGGAGCCGATGCTCGGTCAGCCTGTCGCGGCGATCATGCAGGCGGTGGGCGCCGACGTGTACATCGAGGTGGCCGTCGCACGGCGGACCGAGGGCATCCGCGCCAGGGCCAGCGTTGTCCGCGCGGGTGAGCCGACGCGCACGATTCAGGAGACGATGGCCGGGACGACGCCCCTGCGCGACTTCACGGCGTCGCTGTCGCAGCGGGTCCTGGGCGAGCTGGCGGCCTCAGACGCGGGCGCGCGGCCGTCGCTGCGCACGGGGTTGCCGCTCGACAACGCCGTCGCGATGCAGGCGTACGCGCTCGGACAGACGCGACTCGGACGCGGCGGCCGTGCCGACGTGGAAGAAGCGGCTGACGCATTCAGGAGCGCCACGCAGGCCGCGCCCGACTTCGTCTTCGCGTACGCGAAGTGGGCGGAGGCACTGCTGTCGCTCTATCGCCACAACGCGCTTCGCGCCGACGAGGCGCTGCCGCTCGCGCAGAACGTCATCTCGACGGCACTCAGTCTCGACGACAGAAGTGCCGAGGCCTATGCGGCGCTCGGCGACCTGTATGCCGAGCGTCACAACTTCGAACAGTCGGAGCGGCACTTCAGACGCGCGCTGGAGCTCAACCCGAGCTGCGAGTACGCGCGCATCCGCTATGCCATGCTGCTGGCCGGTCGCGGCCGCGTGGACGAAGCGGTCGAGCAGGTCGACCAGGCGCAGAAGCTGAACCCGCGTTCATCGCTGCTGCGCGGCTACCTCGGGGCCACGCTGCACTATGCGCATCGCTTCGACGATGCCGCGCGGACGTACGAGACGCTGCTGCGCCTCGACTCACAGTACACGGCGGCGTACATCGGGTTGTGCAAGGCCTACACGGAGCTGCGTCGCACGTCGCAGGCAACGGCGGCCTGCCAGAGCGTGGGGGCGCAACAGGCGGCCGAAGATCCGTTCGTGCTGTCGCAGTTCGTGAAGATCCACGCCGACGCCGGAAAGCCTCGCGACGCGCGGCAGGCACTCGGACGCCTGCGCGAGTTGTACGACGTGCGTCCCACCGGAGACGGTGCGTTCTGGATCGCGCTCGCGTACGTGAGTCTCGGAGACACCGCGCGCGCCCTGACGTGGCTCGACAAGGCCATCGACGCCAACTCATCGCGTCTGGCGTACGCGCGCGTGGACTCGCGCCTCGACCCGATCAGGCACGACGCCCGCTTCATCGAACGCATGGCCCGCATCGAACAGGGACCGTCTGAGATTCGATAG